GTAAAAAGGGTGTTCGAGTTGCAGCAGATCTCTCTTCATATTTTCTCTCAAAAGGTCTGATTCATCAATGGCATAAGTTAGAATATATTCTTGAAAAAAAACTTTCTTTACCCGTATCAGTTCTTTGTGCATACGATTCGGCTAGTCCGGAGTTAGTGGAAACTGATGTCCTCAAACATTATGATAGATTAACCGATACAAATAAAGAGTTAATCAATTCCCATAGTTTCGCAATATACGCAGCAGGAAATAAGAGTATTATTTTTAGGGTTTAAACCATTATTGATATTATTAAAAGGATTGTTCAAAAATAAAATGATCTAGTTGTAGGCTTTGGGTTCCTTAAGGAAGGATCTATGTATCTTTTACTCTATATTAGATGAAGACGATGTTTCTACTGAATTGATAGAATAAAAATTTTAGAAATTCCGGATAGAAAAACAAAGTCTTTGGTATATACCATGGCTTCTTCAGGAATAAGAAATAGTAGAATGTTAGTAAAAGAACTAACTAGTTAGGATTAAAGAACTCTTTAGTCTCAACATAGACATTACCTAATGCGTTTGAAGTATCATTAAGAAGTGCTCCTGCTGACTTTGATGTCGTCACTTTTTGAGTCACATTGCCGAGGAATACTCCAGTCTCAGAAATAGCACCCTTGATTGAACTAGAAGCTTTTTCTTGTGCTGGAGTTATTGTTTCTGGAGTGGCGGTACTATTGGCAGGGGCAGTGGATGCGCTGGTTTGGTTTCCGGTCGAATTTGTCTTCAACGTAGTTATTATTGACGGGGCTGTAGTATTATTAGTAGTAATATTAGATGCGCTGGTTTGGTTTTGGTTTCCGGTTGAATTGGTCTGACCATACCCCAATTCCAACATGCCATTTGTTCCTATCGATATTATCCCAAAAACAAACAAGATTCCAAATGTTGTGAGTATTTTTTTCTTGCATTCCATCTTATCCATAGGTTATTGATTTTGCGTTTATCCTTATATCCTTATCTCGTTTCTGCAATTCTTACAATTACGTTAGCCATTGTTTTTGTGATATTATTCGGGAGTTGTTCCGTAGATAGAAACAATAATGCTAGGACCGAAGTCAACCAAGAGCCAGATATAAAATATCTTTTTTGAATTTTATTCCTGAATCTGAAAAAACATAACCAATATAAGAATCCAAAGTGAAAAATTTATTCAGATATTATTTTAAAGCCACACTTCATCTTTTGTTTTAAATCGGGCTTCTGCTTCTTCTTTTGTTATTTTAAATCGTAAAGTATGACCGTCAAATCTGTCGACAAGGCTTTTTGGGATACTGTATGTTACTTTATCTATCAACCCAACTTTAGTTATGACATTTTCTTGATAAATCTGTTGTACTTCGCCTAAATCATCATCCCTTATTCCTCTTGCTTCTTTTTTTACCGCTTGATTCCAATCTATATTATCAAATGAAGACATACCTAGATGACTACAAATTATATATTTAAGCATTGACAGGAAGAAAGGACACCTCTTACTCGTCTTTTATTTTTATTTAATAACGCCGTCATTAGATATATATCATTTCACATATATTCTTAAAATATCCTTAACAAATAGTTCCTCATGTTAAGATCAAACATTTTTGTTTTAAAGTACAAGGCTATATCTAAACTTAAAAGTAAGTGTTTTTTTCTGAGCCTCAAAAAAGCATTGATTACTGTTATGATGTTCTGGATCTCAATCCTAATGCTTCAAAAGATGAAATCAAAAAAATCATGGCGAAATCTTGCGTTAAGATTTCATCCTGACAAAAACAAATTATCTAATACCTCTGATTATTCCTTTTGATATTATCTTCCAGTTGATTACGAGTCTGCTCATTAGCACAAACAAACAGGTTCAAAAGGCCGGATTCAAGGACGTTTCGTCCTAATCAATCTTATCATATACTGTTACTAAAAAGGTGAGCGGGCCCGGTGGGCTTCAGGACGATATCAGTCCTATGACAAGGGTTCTGCAAATAATTGATTCACCGAGTATTTAGTCATAAAAAACTCGACTGAAGGCTATTGGAAATCAAAACCTTATTGTAATCAAATTCTAGAAGTTCGCCATTATTTAATATATTTTCCTTGCTCACTTTCAGCCATGCCATGATGTGATAGATATTCTATTATCATTGATGCCTGTTGTTCTCTTTTACAGTGTTATCCTTTAGAAACAATAACGAGATGTGATAAATTTTCAGGGCTTATAATAAGAGACTTTATTCTCTAGTCAAAATAACTTAGAATGATTATCTCAGTGTTTCAACTAAATGATTTTAGCATTTCATCATGAACGGGTAAATTTGCTTCATCTACCTTAATGGAAGTAGTGGGACATACTGTCACACAGGCCATACACCAAATACACGCTTTTTCTCTAATGGGATCTGGTTTGTCAGTATAATCTTTTCTGCCCTCTCTGTTCTGATCATCTCCGGTCCCTTCACTTACCGCATTTACCATTTCTATTGCTGGAACATCCTGTTCTGACCTGTACCATTGATATACTTGAACAGGACAAGCCTCGATACATGCTCCGTCAGAAATACATGAATCCCAGTCTACCGCTACAAATGTTCCATGGACGCCCAAGGGGAGATATTCTTCTCCTCTTGTTTTGTATGCATCTTGAACTTCCCTATTGGTAGAGGATTCTGCATCTGCTCTTCCTGGTCCCCAAACCAAATGAGTATAATCTCCATCTGAAGTTGAATGTTTTCCTACTACTTTGTGATTTTTTGGAAACTCTGGATCTATTGTCATATCCCTATGTTGTTAACAAAGTTGATATAAGTTAACCCGTAATTTTTCGATTTATATCCGTTAAGAAACTAGATGCTTAATATACAAAACAAAAAAAATAAACTTAATTTTTTTTCCTCTGTACTAATAAAAATCCTATTCCACCACAGATTATTCCAAAAATTAATACCAGTATCGCAATAGCAATTGGTTCAACAAAAGGTGCCAAAATTTCATGTGCTTGTCCTGAGTCAAGTCCTAATCCTCCCACCGAAGATGGAAGCATTGCTGCTCCACCTGCATAACCAGCTAACATTAACATACCCGTTGCAACAGTGGTACCTATATTCATAAGAATTAGATGTATCCACGCTGCTATTCTTGCACCGATATGATCTTTATACTGTTTTTTAATGACTCGCTCTATATATAAATAAAAGAGCGCCGAAACTGCAACACCAATTACTCCGACTACGATGTACATAATGTAGCCAAAAGTAAACCATGTACCTGCTCCTCCTGCTGCAATTACTCTAGATATACCCGGTTTTATTATCGAAATCTCCCCTAGTATTATGAAAACTTTACATCTGAAACCATAGACAGCTTAATCCAAGATGGACACCAAGATGCCGTGAGTAAATAAATTAACTATTGATAGGAGGCGGAGCTGTTAAGAAATCATTATAATTTAAAGGAATTCTATAGGTATTCATTTAATATATTCTATAAAATAAGCACAAACAAAAAAGTTAAAATAAAAA
The Candidatus Nitrosocosmicus arcticus DNA segment above includes these coding regions:
- a CDS encoding 4Fe-4S dicluster domain-containing protein, whose protein sequence is MTIDPEFPKNHKVVGKHSTSDGDYTHLVWGPGRADAESSTNREVQDAYKTRGEEYLPLGVHGTFVAVDWDSCISDGACIEACPVQVYQWYRSEQDVPAIEMVNAVSEGTGDDQNREGRKDYTDKPDPIREKACIWCMACVTVCPTTSIKVDEANLPVHDEMLKSFS